From a region of the Daphnia magna isolate NIES linkage group LG1, ASM2063170v1.1, whole genome shotgun sequence genome:
- the LOC123470515 gene encoding uncharacterized protein LOC123470515 has protein sequence MLEALKKRFATFEENTLFKLASTLDPRWKATFGFKFEEDFIRGVDTFEKSIGQASAVSEVPPTSETPSSTPASQHQSGLLLLPHIQPSFSNHTFSDKLCSKMQFPSYQQVKAYQQVKAISLQTFNDTFPIFQLPSYQQVKAYQQVKARSLHTFNDTFPIFQLPSYQQVKAYQQVKARSLHTFNDTFPTLQFPYFKQVSPV, from the exons ATGCTCGAAGCTCTCAAGAAACGTTTCGCTACATTTGAAGAAAACACGCTGTTCAAATTGGCGTCAACATTGGACCCTCGCTGGAAGGCTACGTTCGGTTTCAAGTTTGAGGAGGATTTCATCCGCGGGGTAGATACATTCGAGAAATCCATCGGCCAAGCTTCAGCTGTCTCCGAGGTACCCCCCACTAGTGAGACTCCATCATCAACCCCGGCATCCCAACATCAATCTG GCCTACTGCTGTTGCCTCACATTCAGCCCAGTTTCAGCAATCATACTTTCAGCGATAAACTATGTTCAAAAATGCAGTTTCCTTCCTACCAGCAAGTCAAA GCCTACCAGCAAGTCAAAGCAATAAGTCTTCAAACTTTcaacgatacttttccaatatTCCAGTTGCCTTCCTACCAGCAAGTCAAA GCCTACCAGCAAGTCAAAGCAAGAAGCCTTCACACTTTcaacgatacttttccaatatTCCAGTTGCCTTCCTACCAGCAAGTCAAA GCCTACCAGCAAGTCAAAGCAAGAAGCCTTCACACTTTcaacgatacttttccaacattgcAGTTTCCTTACTTCAAACAAGTCAGTCCTGTCTAA